One Leopardus geoffroyi isolate Oge1 chromosome B1, O.geoffroyi_Oge1_pat1.0, whole genome shotgun sequence DNA window includes the following coding sequences:
- the FHIP2B gene encoding FHF complex subunit HOOK interacting protein 2B isoform X5, translating to MLSRLGALLQEAVGAREPSIDLLEAFVEHWKGITHYYIESTDENTPAKKTDIPWRLRQMLDILVYEERQQTAAGEAGPCLEYLLQHKILETLCTLGKAEYPPGMRQQVFQFFSKVLAQVQHPLLHYLNVHRPVQKLLQLGGTVPGSQTEKEEVQFTTVLCSKIQQDPALLTYILEGKKIVSRKKSSKEPITLPREAASIQDKDHPHSKSPDLSPCNAQALTAQLPAETEEPDGGVGESNLITSLIGLCKSKKGRVALKAQENLLLLVSVASQAAATYLVHSSPCCPAIVEHLCQLYQSMPTFLDPTDIAALEGISWRLPSAPSDEASFPGKEALAAFLGWFDYCDHLITEAHVVVADALAKAVAEKLFMEILQPHLLHVSEQSVLTSTALLTAMLRQLRSPALLREAVAFLLGADPQPAAPEDGPRTLCAHLIGHCDHLSDEISITTLRLFEELLQKPHEQVLHSLVLCNLEGRHYVARGSPEPESYEDTLDLEEDPYFTDGFLNSSFQPSAKPPPAPATNSDGKTAVTEIVNSFLCLVPEEAKTSAFLEETGYDTYVHDAYGLFQECSSRVSPWGWPLGPTPLDPHEPERPFFEGHFLRMLFDRMSRILEQPYSLNLQVTSVLSRLALFPHPLIHEYLLDPYINLAPGCRSLFSVLVRVIGDLMQRIQRVPQFPGKLLLVRKQLMGQVPGEQLDHQTLLQGVVVLEEFCKELAAIAFVKFPPHSPHLHLSPPQEGHV from the exons ATGAAAACACCCCCGCCAAGAAAACAGATATTCCCTGGCGGCTGAGGCAGATGTTGGACATCCTGGTCTACGAGGAGAGGCAGCAGACAGCAGCTGGCGAGGCAGGGCCCTGTCTGGAATACCTGCTGCAGCACAAAATCCTGGAGACCCTGTGCACGCTGGGCAAGGCTGAG TACCCCCCAGGCATGCGACAGCAGGTGTTCCAGTTCTTCAGCAAGGTTCTGGCCCAGGTGCAGCACCCCCTCTTGCATTACCTCAACGTCCACAGGCCTGTGCAG AAGCTTCTCCAACTTGGTGGGACAGTTCCTGGATCCcaaacagaaaaggaggaggTGCAGTTCACCACCGTTCTCTGCTCCAAGATCCAACAGGATCCAGCCCTGCTCACCTACATCCTGGAA GGTAAAAAGATTGTCAGTAGGAAGAAGTCATCCAAAGAACCCATCACCCTGCCTAGAGAGGCAGCCAGCATCCAAGACAAGGACCACCCCCACAGCAAGTCTCCTGACCTGAGTCCCTGTAACGCCCAGGCCTTGACCGCCCAGCTGCCTGCTGAGACGGAGGAGCCAGATGGAGGAGTTGGGGAAAGCAACCTGATCACCTCTCTGATCGGGTTGTGCAAGAGCAAG AAAGGTCGGGTGGCTCTGAAGGCCCAGGAGAACCTGCTGCTCCTGGTAAGTGTGGCTTCACAGGCAGCTGCCACCTACCTGGTGCACAGCAGCCCTTGCTGCCCTGCCATCGTCGAGCACCTCTGCCAGCTGTACCAGTCCATGCCCACCTTCCTGGACCCCACAGACATTGCTGCTTTAGAGGGCATCAGCTGGAG GTTGCCCAGTGCCCCGTCTGATGAGGCTTCCTTCCCTGGCAAGGAGGCCTTGGCTGCCTTTTTGGGCTGGTTTGATTACTGCGACCACCTCATCACAGAGGCACACGTG GTGGTTGCAGACGCCTTGGCAAAGGCTGTAGCTGAGAAATTATTCATGGAGATTCTGCAGCCCCACCTCCTGCATGT TTCTGAGCAGAGTGTGCTGACCTCCACCGCCTTGCTCACGGCCATGCTGCGCCAGCTCCGCTCCCCTGCGCTGCTGCGAGAGGCTGTGGCTTTCCTCCTGGGTGCAGACCCGCAGCCCGCAGCCCCCGAAGATGGCCCCCGCACTCTGTGCGCTCACCTCATCGGGCACTGTGATCACCTCTCTGATGAG ATCAGCATCACCACGCTGCGGCTGTTTGAGGAGCTGCTCCAGAAGCCACACGAGCAGGTCCTCCACAGCCTGGTCCTCTGCAACCTCGAGGGCCGCCATTATGTGGCCCGAGGCTCACCTGAGCCCGAGAGCTACGAGGACACCCT AGATCTGGAGGAAGACCCCTACTTCACGGATGGCTTCCTCAACTCCAGCTTTCAACCCTCTGCaaagcctcccccagcccctgccactaACTCAGATGGCAAAACAGCAGTGACCGAGATCGTCAACAG TTTCCTCTGCCTGGTTCCCGAGGAAGCCAAGACCTCAGCTTTCCTAGAGGAGACTGGATATGACACGTACGTCCACGATGCTTATGGACTG TTCCAGGAGTGCAGCTCCCGAGTCTCCCCTTGGGGCTGGCCCCTCGGTCCCACACCCCTGGACCCCCATGAGCCTGAACGGCCTTTCTTTGAGGGTCACTTCCTCCGAATGCTGTTTGACCGCATGTCCCGGATTTTGGAACAG CCATACAGCCTGAACCTGCAAGTGACCTCAGTCCTGTCCCGGCttgccctcttcccccacccccttatcCATGAGTATCTCCTGGATCCCTACATCAACCTGGCCCCTGGGTGCAGGAGTCTGTTCTCTGTGCTTGTCAGG GTGATCGGGGACTTGATGCAGAGAATTCAGAGAGTACCTCAGTTCCCAGGCAAACTGCTCCTGGTACGCAAGCAGCTGATGGGTCAGGTCCCCGGGGAGCA GCTGGACCACCAGACTCTCCTCCAGGGCGTAGTGGTTCTTGAGGAATTCTGCAAGGAGCTGGCTGCCATCGCTTTTGTCAAGTTCCCCCCGCACAGTCCTCACCTgcacctgtccccaccccaggAAGGGCACGTCTGA
- the FHIP2B gene encoding FHF complex subunit HOOK interacting protein 2B isoform X4, with amino-acid sequence MLSRLGALLQEAVGAREPSIDLLEAFVEHWKGITHYYIESTGIDAATPTFSNHRPDQSAATDIGTRPSTGKKDYDSLEVWMMYPPGMRQQVFQFFSKVLAQVQHPLLHYLNVHRPVQKLLQLGGTVPGSQTEKEEVQFTTVLCSKIQQDPALLTYILEGKKIVSRKKSSKEPITLPREAASIQDKDHPHSKSPDLSPCNAQALTAQLPAETEEPDGGVGESNLITSLIGLCKSKKGRVALKAQENLLLLVSVASQAAATYLVHSSPCCPAIVEHLCQLYQSMPTFLDPTDIAALEGISWRLPSAPSDEASFPGKEALAAFLGWFDYCDHLITEAHVVVADALAKAVAEKLFMEILQPHLLHVSEQSVLTSTALLTAMLRQLRSPALLREAVAFLLGADPQPAAPEDGPRTLCAHLIGHCDHLSDEISITTLRLFEELLQKPHEQVLHSLVLCNLEGRHYVARGSPEPESYEDTLDLEEDPYFTDGFLNSSFQPSAKPPPAPATNSDGKTAVTEIVNRVLSLSFLCLVPEEAKTSAFLEETGYDTYVHDAYGLFQECSSRVSPWGWPLGPTPLDPHEPERPFFEGHFLRMLFDRMSRILEQVVNRTGPWLQGYKPYSLNLQVTSVLSRLALFPHPLIHEYLLDPYINLAPGCRSLFSVLVRVIGDLMQRIQRVPQFPGKLLLVRKQLMGQVPGEQLDHQTLLQGVVVLEEFCKELAAIAFVKFPPHSPHLHLSPPQEGHV; translated from the exons gAATTGACGCAGCCACCCCGACCTTCAGCAACCACCGCCCTGATCAGTCGGCAGCCACCGACATAGGGACAAGACCCTCCACCGGCAAAAAAGATTATGACTCGCTGGAAGTGtggatgatg TACCCCCCAGGCATGCGACAGCAGGTGTTCCAGTTCTTCAGCAAGGTTCTGGCCCAGGTGCAGCACCCCCTCTTGCATTACCTCAACGTCCACAGGCCTGTGCAG AAGCTTCTCCAACTTGGTGGGACAGTTCCTGGATCCcaaacagaaaaggaggaggTGCAGTTCACCACCGTTCTCTGCTCCAAGATCCAACAGGATCCAGCCCTGCTCACCTACATCCTGGAA GGTAAAAAGATTGTCAGTAGGAAGAAGTCATCCAAAGAACCCATCACCCTGCCTAGAGAGGCAGCCAGCATCCAAGACAAGGACCACCCCCACAGCAAGTCTCCTGACCTGAGTCCCTGTAACGCCCAGGCCTTGACCGCCCAGCTGCCTGCTGAGACGGAGGAGCCAGATGGAGGAGTTGGGGAAAGCAACCTGATCACCTCTCTGATCGGGTTGTGCAAGAGCAAG AAAGGTCGGGTGGCTCTGAAGGCCCAGGAGAACCTGCTGCTCCTGGTAAGTGTGGCTTCACAGGCAGCTGCCACCTACCTGGTGCACAGCAGCCCTTGCTGCCCTGCCATCGTCGAGCACCTCTGCCAGCTGTACCAGTCCATGCCCACCTTCCTGGACCCCACAGACATTGCTGCTTTAGAGGGCATCAGCTGGAG GTTGCCCAGTGCCCCGTCTGATGAGGCTTCCTTCCCTGGCAAGGAGGCCTTGGCTGCCTTTTTGGGCTGGTTTGATTACTGCGACCACCTCATCACAGAGGCACACGTG GTGGTTGCAGACGCCTTGGCAAAGGCTGTAGCTGAGAAATTATTCATGGAGATTCTGCAGCCCCACCTCCTGCATGT TTCTGAGCAGAGTGTGCTGACCTCCACCGCCTTGCTCACGGCCATGCTGCGCCAGCTCCGCTCCCCTGCGCTGCTGCGAGAGGCTGTGGCTTTCCTCCTGGGTGCAGACCCGCAGCCCGCAGCCCCCGAAGATGGCCCCCGCACTCTGTGCGCTCACCTCATCGGGCACTGTGATCACCTCTCTGATGAG ATCAGCATCACCACGCTGCGGCTGTTTGAGGAGCTGCTCCAGAAGCCACACGAGCAGGTCCTCCACAGCCTGGTCCTCTGCAACCTCGAGGGCCGCCATTATGTGGCCCGAGGCTCACCTGAGCCCGAGAGCTACGAGGACACCCT AGATCTGGAGGAAGACCCCTACTTCACGGATGGCTTCCTCAACTCCAGCTTTCAACCCTCTGCaaagcctcccccagcccctgccactaACTCAGATGGCAAAACAGCAGTGACCGAGATCGTCAACAG GGTCCTGTCTCTCAGTTTCCTCTGCCTGGTTCCCGAGGAAGCCAAGACCTCAGCTTTCCTAGAGGAGACTGGATATGACACGTACGTCCACGATGCTTATGGACTG TTCCAGGAGTGCAGCTCCCGAGTCTCCCCTTGGGGCTGGCCCCTCGGTCCCACACCCCTGGACCCCCATGAGCCTGAACGGCCTTTCTTTGAGGGTCACTTCCTCCGAATGCTGTTTGACCGCATGTCCCGGATTTTGGAACAGGTAGTCAACAGGACTGGGCCCTGGCTACAAGGTTACAAG CCATACAGCCTGAACCTGCAAGTGACCTCAGTCCTGTCCCGGCttgccctcttcccccacccccttatcCATGAGTATCTCCTGGATCCCTACATCAACCTGGCCCCTGGGTGCAGGAGTCTGTTCTCTGTGCTTGTCAGG GTGATCGGGGACTTGATGCAGAGAATTCAGAGAGTACCTCAGTTCCCAGGCAAACTGCTCCTGGTACGCAAGCAGCTGATGGGTCAGGTCCCCGGGGAGCA GCTGGACCACCAGACTCTCCTCCAGGGCGTAGTGGTTCTTGAGGAATTCTGCAAGGAGCTGGCTGCCATCGCTTTTGTCAAGTTCCCCCCGCACAGTCCTCACCTgcacctgtccccaccccaggAAGGGCACGTCTGA
- the FHIP2B gene encoding FHF complex subunit HOOK interacting protein 2B isoform X7 has translation MLDILVYEERQQTAAGEAGPCLEYLLQHKILETLCTLGKAEYPPGMRQQVFQFFSKVLAQVQHPLLHYLNVHRPVQKLLQLGGTVPGSQTEKEEVQFTTVLCSKIQQDPALLTYILEGKKIVSRKKSSKEPITLPREAASIQDKDHPHSKSPDLSPCNAQALTAQLPAETEEPDGGVGESNLITSLIGLCKSKKGRVALKAQENLLLLVSVASQAAATYLVHSSPCCPAIVEHLCQLYQSMPTFLDPTDIAALEGISWRLPSAPSDEASFPGKEALAAFLGWFDYCDHLITEAHVVVADALAKAVAEKLFMEILQPHLLHVSEQSVLTSTALLTAMLRQLRSPALLREAVAFLLGADPQPAAPEDGPRTLCAHLIGHCDHLSDEISITTLRLFEELLQKPHEQVLHSLVLCNLEGRHYVARGSPEPESYEDTLDLEEDPYFTDGFLNSSFQPSAKPPPAPATNSDGKTAVTEIVNRVLSLSFLCLVPEEAKTSAFLEETGYDTYVHDAYGLFQECSSRVSPWGWPLGPTPLDPHEPERPFFEGHFLRMLFDRMSRILEQVVNRTGPWLQGYKPYSLNLQVTSVLSRLALFPHPLIHEYLLDPYINLAPGCRSLFSVLVRVIGDLMQRIQRVPQFPGKLLLVRKQLMGQVPGEQLDHQTLLQGVVVLEEFCKELAAIAFVKFPPHSPHLHLSPPQEGHV, from the exons ATGTTGGACATCCTGGTCTACGAGGAGAGGCAGCAGACAGCAGCTGGCGAGGCAGGGCCCTGTCTGGAATACCTGCTGCAGCACAAAATCCTGGAGACCCTGTGCACGCTGGGCAAGGCTGAG TACCCCCCAGGCATGCGACAGCAGGTGTTCCAGTTCTTCAGCAAGGTTCTGGCCCAGGTGCAGCACCCCCTCTTGCATTACCTCAACGTCCACAGGCCTGTGCAG AAGCTTCTCCAACTTGGTGGGACAGTTCCTGGATCCcaaacagaaaaggaggaggTGCAGTTCACCACCGTTCTCTGCTCCAAGATCCAACAGGATCCAGCCCTGCTCACCTACATCCTGGAA GGTAAAAAGATTGTCAGTAGGAAGAAGTCATCCAAAGAACCCATCACCCTGCCTAGAGAGGCAGCCAGCATCCAAGACAAGGACCACCCCCACAGCAAGTCTCCTGACCTGAGTCCCTGTAACGCCCAGGCCTTGACCGCCCAGCTGCCTGCTGAGACGGAGGAGCCAGATGGAGGAGTTGGGGAAAGCAACCTGATCACCTCTCTGATCGGGTTGTGCAAGAGCAAG AAAGGTCGGGTGGCTCTGAAGGCCCAGGAGAACCTGCTGCTCCTGGTAAGTGTGGCTTCACAGGCAGCTGCCACCTACCTGGTGCACAGCAGCCCTTGCTGCCCTGCCATCGTCGAGCACCTCTGCCAGCTGTACCAGTCCATGCCCACCTTCCTGGACCCCACAGACATTGCTGCTTTAGAGGGCATCAGCTGGAG GTTGCCCAGTGCCCCGTCTGATGAGGCTTCCTTCCCTGGCAAGGAGGCCTTGGCTGCCTTTTTGGGCTGGTTTGATTACTGCGACCACCTCATCACAGAGGCACACGTG GTGGTTGCAGACGCCTTGGCAAAGGCTGTAGCTGAGAAATTATTCATGGAGATTCTGCAGCCCCACCTCCTGCATGT TTCTGAGCAGAGTGTGCTGACCTCCACCGCCTTGCTCACGGCCATGCTGCGCCAGCTCCGCTCCCCTGCGCTGCTGCGAGAGGCTGTGGCTTTCCTCCTGGGTGCAGACCCGCAGCCCGCAGCCCCCGAAGATGGCCCCCGCACTCTGTGCGCTCACCTCATCGGGCACTGTGATCACCTCTCTGATGAG ATCAGCATCACCACGCTGCGGCTGTTTGAGGAGCTGCTCCAGAAGCCACACGAGCAGGTCCTCCACAGCCTGGTCCTCTGCAACCTCGAGGGCCGCCATTATGTGGCCCGAGGCTCACCTGAGCCCGAGAGCTACGAGGACACCCT AGATCTGGAGGAAGACCCCTACTTCACGGATGGCTTCCTCAACTCCAGCTTTCAACCCTCTGCaaagcctcccccagcccctgccactaACTCAGATGGCAAAACAGCAGTGACCGAGATCGTCAACAG GGTCCTGTCTCTCAGTTTCCTCTGCCTGGTTCCCGAGGAAGCCAAGACCTCAGCTTTCCTAGAGGAGACTGGATATGACACGTACGTCCACGATGCTTATGGACTG TTCCAGGAGTGCAGCTCCCGAGTCTCCCCTTGGGGCTGGCCCCTCGGTCCCACACCCCTGGACCCCCATGAGCCTGAACGGCCTTTCTTTGAGGGTCACTTCCTCCGAATGCTGTTTGACCGCATGTCCCGGATTTTGGAACAGGTAGTCAACAGGACTGGGCCCTGGCTACAAGGTTACAAG CCATACAGCCTGAACCTGCAAGTGACCTCAGTCCTGTCCCGGCttgccctcttcccccacccccttatcCATGAGTATCTCCTGGATCCCTACATCAACCTGGCCCCTGGGTGCAGGAGTCTGTTCTCTGTGCTTGTCAGG GTGATCGGGGACTTGATGCAGAGAATTCAGAGAGTACCTCAGTTCCCAGGCAAACTGCTCCTGGTACGCAAGCAGCTGATGGGTCAGGTCCCCGGGGAGCA GCTGGACCACCAGACTCTCCTCCAGGGCGTAGTGGTTCTTGAGGAATTCTGCAAGGAGCTGGCTGCCATCGCTTTTGTCAAGTTCCCCCCGCACAGTCCTCACCTgcacctgtccccaccccaggAAGGGCACGTCTGA
- the FHIP2B gene encoding FHF complex subunit HOOK interacting protein 2B isoform X6, protein MLSRLGALLQEAVGAREPSIDLLEAFVEHWKGITHYYIESTDENTPAKKTDIPWRLRQMLDILVYEERQQTAAGEAGPCLEYLLQHKILETLCTLGKAEYPPGMRQQVFQFFSKVLAQVQHPLLHYLNVHRPVQKLLQLGGTVPGSQTEKEEVQFTTVLCSKIQQDPALLTYILEGKKIVSRKKSSKEPITLPREAASIQDKDHPHSKSPDLSPCNAQALTAQLPAETEEPDGGVGESNLITSLIGLCKSKKGRVALKAQENLLLLVSVASQAAATYLVHSSPCCPAIVEHLCQLYQSMPTFLDPTDIAALEGISWRLPSAPSDEASFPGKEALAAFLGWFDYCDHLITEAHVVVADALAKAVAEKLFMEILQPHLLHVSEQSVLTSTALLTAMLRQLRSPALLREAVAFLLGADPQPAAPEDGPRTLCAHLIGHCDHLSDEISITTLRLFEELLQKPHEQVLHSLVLCNLEGRHYVARGSPEPESYEDTLDLEEDPYFTDGFLNSSFQPSAKPPPAPATNSDGKTAVTEIVNRVLSLSFLCLVPEEAKTSAFLEETGYDTYVHDAYGLFQECSSRVSPWGWPLGPTPLDPHEPERPFFEGHFLRMLFDRMSRILEQVVNRTGPWLQGYKPYSLNLQVTSVLSRLALFPHPLIHEYLLDPYINLAPGCRSLFSVLVRVIGDLMQRIQRVPQFPGKLLLAGPPDSPPGRSGS, encoded by the exons ATGAAAACACCCCCGCCAAGAAAACAGATATTCCCTGGCGGCTGAGGCAGATGTTGGACATCCTGGTCTACGAGGAGAGGCAGCAGACAGCAGCTGGCGAGGCAGGGCCCTGTCTGGAATACCTGCTGCAGCACAAAATCCTGGAGACCCTGTGCACGCTGGGCAAGGCTGAG TACCCCCCAGGCATGCGACAGCAGGTGTTCCAGTTCTTCAGCAAGGTTCTGGCCCAGGTGCAGCACCCCCTCTTGCATTACCTCAACGTCCACAGGCCTGTGCAG AAGCTTCTCCAACTTGGTGGGACAGTTCCTGGATCCcaaacagaaaaggaggaggTGCAGTTCACCACCGTTCTCTGCTCCAAGATCCAACAGGATCCAGCCCTGCTCACCTACATCCTGGAA GGTAAAAAGATTGTCAGTAGGAAGAAGTCATCCAAAGAACCCATCACCCTGCCTAGAGAGGCAGCCAGCATCCAAGACAAGGACCACCCCCACAGCAAGTCTCCTGACCTGAGTCCCTGTAACGCCCAGGCCTTGACCGCCCAGCTGCCTGCTGAGACGGAGGAGCCAGATGGAGGAGTTGGGGAAAGCAACCTGATCACCTCTCTGATCGGGTTGTGCAAGAGCAAG AAAGGTCGGGTGGCTCTGAAGGCCCAGGAGAACCTGCTGCTCCTGGTAAGTGTGGCTTCACAGGCAGCTGCCACCTACCTGGTGCACAGCAGCCCTTGCTGCCCTGCCATCGTCGAGCACCTCTGCCAGCTGTACCAGTCCATGCCCACCTTCCTGGACCCCACAGACATTGCTGCTTTAGAGGGCATCAGCTGGAG GTTGCCCAGTGCCCCGTCTGATGAGGCTTCCTTCCCTGGCAAGGAGGCCTTGGCTGCCTTTTTGGGCTGGTTTGATTACTGCGACCACCTCATCACAGAGGCACACGTG GTGGTTGCAGACGCCTTGGCAAAGGCTGTAGCTGAGAAATTATTCATGGAGATTCTGCAGCCCCACCTCCTGCATGT TTCTGAGCAGAGTGTGCTGACCTCCACCGCCTTGCTCACGGCCATGCTGCGCCAGCTCCGCTCCCCTGCGCTGCTGCGAGAGGCTGTGGCTTTCCTCCTGGGTGCAGACCCGCAGCCCGCAGCCCCCGAAGATGGCCCCCGCACTCTGTGCGCTCACCTCATCGGGCACTGTGATCACCTCTCTGATGAG ATCAGCATCACCACGCTGCGGCTGTTTGAGGAGCTGCTCCAGAAGCCACACGAGCAGGTCCTCCACAGCCTGGTCCTCTGCAACCTCGAGGGCCGCCATTATGTGGCCCGAGGCTCACCTGAGCCCGAGAGCTACGAGGACACCCT AGATCTGGAGGAAGACCCCTACTTCACGGATGGCTTCCTCAACTCCAGCTTTCAACCCTCTGCaaagcctcccccagcccctgccactaACTCAGATGGCAAAACAGCAGTGACCGAGATCGTCAACAG GGTCCTGTCTCTCAGTTTCCTCTGCCTGGTTCCCGAGGAAGCCAAGACCTCAGCTTTCCTAGAGGAGACTGGATATGACACGTACGTCCACGATGCTTATGGACTG TTCCAGGAGTGCAGCTCCCGAGTCTCCCCTTGGGGCTGGCCCCTCGGTCCCACACCCCTGGACCCCCATGAGCCTGAACGGCCTTTCTTTGAGGGTCACTTCCTCCGAATGCTGTTTGACCGCATGTCCCGGATTTTGGAACAGGTAGTCAACAGGACTGGGCCCTGGCTACAAGGTTACAAG CCATACAGCCTGAACCTGCAAGTGACCTCAGTCCTGTCCCGGCttgccctcttcccccacccccttatcCATGAGTATCTCCTGGATCCCTACATCAACCTGGCCCCTGGGTGCAGGAGTCTGTTCTCTGTGCTTGTCAGG GTGATCGGGGACTTGATGCAGAGAATTCAGAGAGTACCTCAGTTCCCAGGCAAACTGCTCCTG GCTGGACCACCAGACTCTCCTCCAGGGCGTAGTGGTTCTTGA